A stretch of Limanda limanda chromosome 7, fLimLim1.1, whole genome shotgun sequence DNA encodes these proteins:
- the tardbpa gene encoding TAR DNA binding protein, like isoform X3 has product MSELYIRVAEEENEEPMEIPSEDDGTVLLSSVAAQFPGACGLRYRNPESQCMRGVRLVEGVLNAPENDWGSLVYVVNYPKDNKRKMDEIDAASAVKVKRGFQKTSDLIVLGLPWKTSEQDLKDYFTTFGEVIMVQVKRDAKTGNSKGFGFVRFTEYETQTKVIAQRHMIDGRWCDCKLPNSRNFPFDCPSQACPDEPMRSRKIFVGRCTEDMSTDELRQYFMQYGEVTDVFIPKPFRAFAFVTFADDQVAQALCGEDLIIKGISVHISNAEPKHNNSRQMMDRGRFGAVHQLFPNFPGGSASLAAMFDRSQYQFPSSNV; this is encoded by the exons ATGTCGGAGCTGTACATCCGtgtggcggaggaggagaacgaggagccCATGGAGATCCCCTCGGAGGACGACGGGACCGTGTTGCTGTCGTCGGTGGCGGCTCAGTTTCCAGGGGCGTGCGGGCTGCGCTACAGGAACCCGGAGTCCCAGTGCATGAGGGGGGTCCGGCTCGTGGAGGGGGTCCTGAACGCACCGGAGAACGACTGGGGGAGTCTGGTCTACGTCGTCAATTATCCCAAAG ATAACAAAAGGAAGATGGATGAAATAGATGCTGCCTCAGCCGTGAAAGTCAAGAGGGGCTTTCAGAAgacatcagatctcattgtccTCGGGCTACCGTGGAAAACATCCGAACAAGACTTGAAAGATTATTTCACAACTTTCGGGGAGGTCATCATGGTGCAG GTCAAGAGAGATGCAAAAACTGGCAACTCAAAAGGATTTGGATTTGTCCGATTCACTGAATACGAGACACAAACCAAAGTCATTGCTCAGAGACATATGATTGATGGAAGGTGGTGTGATTGCAAACTTCCTAACTCAAGG AATTTTCCTTTTGACTGTCCCTCTCAGGCATGTCCTGATGAGCCGATGCGAAGCCGTAAAATCTTTGTTGGCCGCTGCACAGAGGACATGTCAACTGATGAGCTGCGGCAGTACTTCATGCAGTACGGTGAAGTCACTGATGTCTTCATCCCCAAACCTTTCCGGGCTTTTGCATTTGTCACATTTGCTGACGACCAG GTCGCCCAAGCCCTGTGTGGCGAGGACTTGATCATCAAGGGCATCAGCGTGCACATCTCTAATGCTGAGcccaaacacaacaacagtagGCAAATGATGGATCGTGGGCGGTTTGGGGCTG TTCACCAACTCTTTCCCAATTTCCCGGGAGGAAGCGCCTCATTGGCAGCAATGTTCGACAGATCTCAGTATCAGTTCCCCTCCTCCAATGTGTAA
- the tardbpa gene encoding TAR DNA binding protein, like isoform X5: MSELYIRVAEEENEEPMEIPSEDDGTVLLSSVAAQFPGACGLRYRNPESQCMRGVRLVEGVLNAPENDWGSLVYVVNYPKDNKRKMDEIDAASAVKVKRGFQKTSDLIVLGLPWKTSEQDLKDYFTTFGEVIMVQVKRDAKTGNSKGFGFVRFTEYETQTKVIAQRHMIDGRWCDCKLPNSRACPDEPMRSRKIFVGRCTEDMSTDELRQYFMQYGEVTDVFIPKPFRAFAFVTFADDQVAQALCGEDLIIKGISVHISNAEPKHNNIHQLFPNFPGGSASLAAMFDRSQYQFPSSNV, translated from the exons ATGTCGGAGCTGTACATCCGtgtggcggaggaggagaacgaggagccCATGGAGATCCCCTCGGAGGACGACGGGACCGTGTTGCTGTCGTCGGTGGCGGCTCAGTTTCCAGGGGCGTGCGGGCTGCGCTACAGGAACCCGGAGTCCCAGTGCATGAGGGGGGTCCGGCTCGTGGAGGGGGTCCTGAACGCACCGGAGAACGACTGGGGGAGTCTGGTCTACGTCGTCAATTATCCCAAAG ATAACAAAAGGAAGATGGATGAAATAGATGCTGCCTCAGCCGTGAAAGTCAAGAGGGGCTTTCAGAAgacatcagatctcattgtccTCGGGCTACCGTGGAAAACATCCGAACAAGACTTGAAAGATTATTTCACAACTTTCGGGGAGGTCATCATGGTGCAG GTCAAGAGAGATGCAAAAACTGGCAACTCAAAAGGATTTGGATTTGTCCGATTCACTGAATACGAGACACAAACCAAAGTCATTGCTCAGAGACATATGATTGATGGAAGGTGGTGTGATTGCAAACTTCCTAACTCAAGG GCATGTCCTGATGAGCCGATGCGAAGCCGTAAAATCTTTGTTGGCCGCTGCACAGAGGACATGTCAACTGATGAGCTGCGGCAGTACTTCATGCAGTACGGTGAAGTCACTGATGTCTTCATCCCCAAACCTTTCCGGGCTTTTGCATTTGTCACATTTGCTGACGACCAG GTCGCCCAAGCCCTGTGTGGCGAGGACTTGATCATCAAGGGCATCAGCGTGCACATCTCTAATGCTGAGcccaaacacaacaaca TTCACCAACTCTTTCCCAATTTCCCGGGAGGAAGCGCCTCATTGGCAGCAATGTTCGACAGATCTCAGTATCAGTTCCCCTCCTCCAATGTGTAA
- the tardbpa gene encoding TAR DNA binding protein, like isoform X4: protein MSELYIRVAEEENEEPMEIPSEDDGTVLLSSVAAQFPGACGLRYRNPESQCMRGVRLVEGVLNAPENDWGSLVYVVNYPKDNKRKMDEIDAASAVKVKRGFQKTSDLIVLGLPWKTSEQDLKDYFTTFGEVIMVQVKRDAKTGNSKGFGFVRFTEYETQTKVIAQRHMIDGRWCDCKLPNSRNFPFDCPSQACPDEPMRSRKIFVGRCTEDMSTDELRQYFMQYGEVTDVFIPKPFRAFAFVTFADDQVAQALCGEDLIIKGISVHISNAEPKHNNIHQLFPNFPGGSASLAAMFDRSQYQFPSSNV, encoded by the exons ATGTCGGAGCTGTACATCCGtgtggcggaggaggagaacgaggagccCATGGAGATCCCCTCGGAGGACGACGGGACCGTGTTGCTGTCGTCGGTGGCGGCTCAGTTTCCAGGGGCGTGCGGGCTGCGCTACAGGAACCCGGAGTCCCAGTGCATGAGGGGGGTCCGGCTCGTGGAGGGGGTCCTGAACGCACCGGAGAACGACTGGGGGAGTCTGGTCTACGTCGTCAATTATCCCAAAG ATAACAAAAGGAAGATGGATGAAATAGATGCTGCCTCAGCCGTGAAAGTCAAGAGGGGCTTTCAGAAgacatcagatctcattgtccTCGGGCTACCGTGGAAAACATCCGAACAAGACTTGAAAGATTATTTCACAACTTTCGGGGAGGTCATCATGGTGCAG GTCAAGAGAGATGCAAAAACTGGCAACTCAAAAGGATTTGGATTTGTCCGATTCACTGAATACGAGACACAAACCAAAGTCATTGCTCAGAGACATATGATTGATGGAAGGTGGTGTGATTGCAAACTTCCTAACTCAAGG AATTTTCCTTTTGACTGTCCCTCTCAGGCATGTCCTGATGAGCCGATGCGAAGCCGTAAAATCTTTGTTGGCCGCTGCACAGAGGACATGTCAACTGATGAGCTGCGGCAGTACTTCATGCAGTACGGTGAAGTCACTGATGTCTTCATCCCCAAACCTTTCCGGGCTTTTGCATTTGTCACATTTGCTGACGACCAG GTCGCCCAAGCCCTGTGTGGCGAGGACTTGATCATCAAGGGCATCAGCGTGCACATCTCTAATGCTGAGcccaaacacaacaaca TTCACCAACTCTTTCCCAATTTCCCGGGAGGAAGCGCCTCATTGGCAGCAATGTTCGACAGATCTCAGTATCAGTTCCCCTCCTCCAATGTGTAA
- the tardbpa gene encoding TAR DNA binding protein, like isoform X2 has translation MSELYIRVAEEENEEPMEIPSEDDGTVLLSSVAAQFPGACGLRYRNPESQCMRGVRLVEGVLNAPENDWGSLVYVVNYPKDNKRKMDEIDAASAVKVKRGFQKTSDLIVLGLPWKTSEQDLKDYFTTFGEVIMVQVKRDAKTGNSKGFGFVRFTEYETQTKVIAQRHMIDGRWCDCKLPNSRACPDEPMRSRKIFVGRCTEDMSTDELRQYFMQYGEVTDVFIPKPFRAFAFVTFADDQVAQALCGEDLIIKGISVHISNAEPKHNNSRQMMDRGRFGAGGFSQGYGSNRGGLGSGSSGVNFGALGLNPAMVAAAQAALQSSWGMMGMLANQQGLTTTAGTPTTTRDQTYSSAGTSYSSPSSASLGWAAGTNPASNSGFSSGFGTSMDSKSSSWGM, from the exons ATGTCGGAGCTGTACATCCGtgtggcggaggaggagaacgaggagccCATGGAGATCCCCTCGGAGGACGACGGGACCGTGTTGCTGTCGTCGGTGGCGGCTCAGTTTCCAGGGGCGTGCGGGCTGCGCTACAGGAACCCGGAGTCCCAGTGCATGAGGGGGGTCCGGCTCGTGGAGGGGGTCCTGAACGCACCGGAGAACGACTGGGGGAGTCTGGTCTACGTCGTCAATTATCCCAAAG ATAACAAAAGGAAGATGGATGAAATAGATGCTGCCTCAGCCGTGAAAGTCAAGAGGGGCTTTCAGAAgacatcagatctcattgtccTCGGGCTACCGTGGAAAACATCCGAACAAGACTTGAAAGATTATTTCACAACTTTCGGGGAGGTCATCATGGTGCAG GTCAAGAGAGATGCAAAAACTGGCAACTCAAAAGGATTTGGATTTGTCCGATTCACTGAATACGAGACACAAACCAAAGTCATTGCTCAGAGACATATGATTGATGGAAGGTGGTGTGATTGCAAACTTCCTAACTCAAGG GCATGTCCTGATGAGCCGATGCGAAGCCGTAAAATCTTTGTTGGCCGCTGCACAGAGGACATGTCAACTGATGAGCTGCGGCAGTACTTCATGCAGTACGGTGAAGTCACTGATGTCTTCATCCCCAAACCTTTCCGGGCTTTTGCATTTGTCACATTTGCTGACGACCAG GTCGCCCAAGCCCTGTGTGGCGAGGACTTGATCATCAAGGGCATCAGCGTGCACATCTCTAATGCTGAGcccaaacacaacaacagtagGCAAATGATGGATCGTGGGCGGTTTGGGGCTGGTGGGTTCAGTCAGGGCTATGGCAGTAATCGTGGTGGGCTAGGCAGCGGTAGCAGTGGGGTTAACTTTGGGGCTCTCGGTCTTAACCCTGCAATGGTGGCCGCTGCTCAGGCAGCTCTACAGAGCAGTTGGGGAATGATGGGCATGCTGGCTAACCAGCAGGGTCTGACCACAACGGCAGGCACACCCACTACAACCCGAGACCAGACCTATAGCTCTGCCGGCACCAGTTACAGCAGTCCCAGCTCGGCTAGCCTCGGCTGGGCTGCAGGAACAAACCCCGCCTCCAACAGCGGCTTCAGCTCTGGCTTTGGCACGTCTATGGACTCTAAGTCTTCTAGTTGGGGAATGTAG
- the tardbpa gene encoding TAR DNA binding protein, like isoform X1, whose protein sequence is MSELYIRVAEEENEEPMEIPSEDDGTVLLSSVAAQFPGACGLRYRNPESQCMRGVRLVEGVLNAPENDWGSLVYVVNYPKDNKRKMDEIDAASAVKVKRGFQKTSDLIVLGLPWKTSEQDLKDYFTTFGEVIMVQVKRDAKTGNSKGFGFVRFTEYETQTKVIAQRHMIDGRWCDCKLPNSRNFPFDCPSQACPDEPMRSRKIFVGRCTEDMSTDELRQYFMQYGEVTDVFIPKPFRAFAFVTFADDQVAQALCGEDLIIKGISVHISNAEPKHNNSRQMMDRGRFGAGGFSQGYGSNRGGLGSGSSGVNFGALGLNPAMVAAAQAALQSSWGMMGMLANQQGLTTTAGTPTTTRDQTYSSAGTSYSSPSSASLGWAAGTNPASNSGFSSGFGTSMDSKSSSWGM, encoded by the exons ATGTCGGAGCTGTACATCCGtgtggcggaggaggagaacgaggagccCATGGAGATCCCCTCGGAGGACGACGGGACCGTGTTGCTGTCGTCGGTGGCGGCTCAGTTTCCAGGGGCGTGCGGGCTGCGCTACAGGAACCCGGAGTCCCAGTGCATGAGGGGGGTCCGGCTCGTGGAGGGGGTCCTGAACGCACCGGAGAACGACTGGGGGAGTCTGGTCTACGTCGTCAATTATCCCAAAG ATAACAAAAGGAAGATGGATGAAATAGATGCTGCCTCAGCCGTGAAAGTCAAGAGGGGCTTTCAGAAgacatcagatctcattgtccTCGGGCTACCGTGGAAAACATCCGAACAAGACTTGAAAGATTATTTCACAACTTTCGGGGAGGTCATCATGGTGCAG GTCAAGAGAGATGCAAAAACTGGCAACTCAAAAGGATTTGGATTTGTCCGATTCACTGAATACGAGACACAAACCAAAGTCATTGCTCAGAGACATATGATTGATGGAAGGTGGTGTGATTGCAAACTTCCTAACTCAAGG AATTTTCCTTTTGACTGTCCCTCTCAGGCATGTCCTGATGAGCCGATGCGAAGCCGTAAAATCTTTGTTGGCCGCTGCACAGAGGACATGTCAACTGATGAGCTGCGGCAGTACTTCATGCAGTACGGTGAAGTCACTGATGTCTTCATCCCCAAACCTTTCCGGGCTTTTGCATTTGTCACATTTGCTGACGACCAG GTCGCCCAAGCCCTGTGTGGCGAGGACTTGATCATCAAGGGCATCAGCGTGCACATCTCTAATGCTGAGcccaaacacaacaacagtagGCAAATGATGGATCGTGGGCGGTTTGGGGCTGGTGGGTTCAGTCAGGGCTATGGCAGTAATCGTGGTGGGCTAGGCAGCGGTAGCAGTGGGGTTAACTTTGGGGCTCTCGGTCTTAACCCTGCAATGGTGGCCGCTGCTCAGGCAGCTCTACAGAGCAGTTGGGGAATGATGGGCATGCTGGCTAACCAGCAGGGTCTGACCACAACGGCAGGCACACCCACTACAACCCGAGACCAGACCTATAGCTCTGCCGGCACCAGTTACAGCAGTCCCAGCTCGGCTAGCCTCGGCTGGGCTGCAGGAACAAACCCCGCCTCCAACAGCGGCTTCAGCTCTGGCTTTGGCACGTCTATGGACTCTAAGTCTTCTAGTTGGGGAATGTAG